Below is a window of Mauremys mutica isolate MM-2020 ecotype Southern chromosome 11, ASM2049712v1, whole genome shotgun sequence DNA.
ttttttcctcaaaaagcattttatccaaaaaatccagtttaaaaaaaaatctttttttttcttatccaCTCTTTCCCCTCATAAATATCAATCTTAGTATAGTGGTTTGTTGGTAACTTTTTGAGCACAAAGGAGAAAGATATActtatttaactttttaaaggGTACTTTTCTTTTTATCTAGGAGTATCAACACATTCATtacctttttgttttttatgaaCTCTGAAAGTAGTGAAAACAAggtttaaaaacaataaacaaacaagTGTCTATTTTCACCAAATTCTAGGGATACAGCAGGTCAGGAGAGATTCCGCACAATCACAACAGCATACTACAGAGGAGCCATGGTGAGTGAGTGTTCAGAGTGTATCTGTTCAGGTGTGACTAAAATCATAATTAGTTTGCTTCCTTAGGTTTAAAGGGTTCAAGCTGTCTTGCTGGAGAGAAATTATAACTCAAAGGTAGGGGATAACAGATTATTTCGGGACCATTGCTGTTTTCTGTGAAGTCTTTTTCTCCAGTTTTCTGCCCCTCCATCTTGTATATAGTCACAATCTCTCTGTGGACATATAAAAGGCTTAATTCACCAAGTTTTGTTTGAGAATCTTGTTTTTATACAATCACAACACTTTCCTTGTCTCAAGTGATAGCAGGATAGGTGATATGTCTGCTAATATTAAAAGTGCATTTGACTGAGTTGGTTTTCCTGCTGTGTCCCCCCTTCAGCTGCTCTAGAATGCAGCAGCTAGATTCAGACATGATCAAGTATATACTGTCTCTAGTGCAACTGCTACTGATTCTAGTTAGTCAACTATTTGACTTCTGAATAGTTCCTTACATTTTGACACACCATACGTGACAGAGCTATGCACAACATACCATCACTGAGACATCCTAGGTCAGGCATTAGTGCAGTTGTCTGGTTTTACTTACTTTACTGCCACCATATTATAGGGAGATGCACGTGCATACACACAGCTATGGAAGAGCAGACTTGCTTTGACAGCATTCAGCATCAGCCTTGCTGTGAAACTCTACTCATTTGTTAAGTAGAGCTACTTGCCCCAGGCAAGCAGAATCTTACAAAAGCTTTTCCCAGGCCCTTTGAGAGGTGGGCTGATGCATAATGAGCACTGAAATACATGTTGTAAACATGGCTTACTTAAGACAAACAGGATATCAGGTCATGATTACTTTATGGTGATCACAACCTTTCTTTCTAGTAAGACCAACTGCTGGCTGCCTTTTAGTTATAGAATTTACAAATTCTTGCTGATCATAGTTTAGCTAGTTGTAACTTAATATTAAGAGCATAATTATGCTATGTTTAAAAACAATTGGTGACAATTAATGGATATTTATTGGGTCAAGACCATTCAAAATTTAATCTAAGTGAGATCATATAAAATCTTCAGAAAGGGCCATTAATTATAAAGGTACATGTGGCTTACTGACATTTTAGGAGTTTTAACCACAAACAAGCAATGTGTACATCAAATCTAAACTAATATTAAGAttagcttgtttttgtttttacccaTAGGGAATTATGCTGGTATATGACATCACAAATGAGAAGTCTTTTGACAACATTAAAAACTGGATAAGGAACATAGAAGAGGTAGGTGATTGGGGAAAATAAGCTGCATCTGTTGATACTCTCTAACTTCTCCAAAGCAATAACCAACATCCGagcaattttcttttctttcaaggGAGGGGTGTATATGTGTACCCAAGTTAGAATGGATGTAAACCAGAGCAGTCGTCCTTGAGCACAGGGTGGCTTTCTGGTTTACCATGGGCTGGAAAGAGGAAAGTTTAGAGACTTTCATTCAAAAATGATCATGCAAAGCAAGGATTTCAAAACCACTTGCATCCAGTGGGTGCCTTTACCTTAACCTTTGCTTTGAAGAGATGAGAAGGCGAACTCTTTTCAGTATCTCTTGTTGAAGTTGAGAAATGCCTAACACTACTTTGGTAGTGTTAAGTGTAGATTTACCTGCTTGTGTGCATTCAATACCTGGTTGTCCAAATTTTGGCTTTGGTCTTATGTTAAACTTCAGTTGTGTGTGTTGGTTTTCCCTCACCTTGTAAGTTATTTGAATAGCAAATACATTGACCATACTTGAATCTGAAGGCAGTGCTAAACAAATTGGGAATAGGAAGCCTTGAGCATTAGATCCAAGCAAAATAAGGCTTAATCTGGTGGTGACAGAAATTTATTCTACTTGCTCTCAAGAAAAGAAACCTGCCACCATTCTCTGGTTACGTTTAACTGTTGGACCTTGCAAAGAAGGGACTTTCCCAAGGAGACTTCTAATACCATCACATCAGACTGGTCACTGGTGACAAGGGTTAGAAAAGCCTTCCACTCTAGTCAAGAATGGAAGCACACTGATCTAATCAGGCAATTTGTGACCATTTTGCAAGCCAGTAAACATCAGTCTTGTTTTAATAACTTCATTTTGAAGTCAAGCAAAGCATCTACATGCTGATGCCCTAGACAttcaaaattaagaaaaataCTTGATTAAGCCTTTCAAAAAGTTTAttcttctctttccccactgATGCCCTTATTAGGGTTTTATTAGAGCTCTTATTGTCTAATGTGAGGATCTGTTTCTGATAGGTGAAGATTTATCTTTAACTCTATGCTGCTTTTACAAGAGCTTATTTTTCCCTTCAGCATGCCTCTTCAGATGTGGAAAGAATGATTTTGGGTAATAAATGTGATATGAATGAAAAGAGACAAGtctcaaaagaaaaaggagagaaGGTAAATTTTTGGACTACTAAATTCTTTAGTAAAGAATTCTTTTTCTCTGATCTACTGTTCCTAATGATGCTGCTTCTTCTACTCTACTTTTAGCAACACCAAACAAAATGAGtcttgaactcctttattctttaGAATCTTCTACTCATCCTAGGATGTCAACCTATTTTTAAGATGGTACTTAATATATGGACTCCAATTGAGCTTCAGTACTCGTCTCAAGTGATATGTTCTAAATGTTGGCCTTCCCTATGATAACACAATTCTTTCCTTTTGAGGGAACCTGAAAAGGATGATGATCAGGATGTCATTTAATTGCATTGTGGTTGATCATTCTCTGAATCAGACTTTTTTGCAATTGCTAATTATGAATGTTAAATTAGCCATACTAAGGGTAAAGTTAGTAGTTTTGATGTTCTGGGACACTTTCTAAGGATCCTGAAGTAAGGCTGCACACATGAAATTATAGTTTACACAATCCAAGTATTGTGATACTGGCTAGGGGTCACTAGTAGGATTATCTACACCTGCATATGAATGTCTTAATAGTAGTCTgactttttttcttaattaaacTTTTGGTATAGATAGGAAAAGTCCTTTTTAACTTGAGTGATTTCCATACAATAATTCAAAAAAGCTACAGAATAGACAAGATTTACATCCGGTTCTGCCTCTGGGAGTATTCTGTGGTGGGGATACAATTCAGTGCCGCTacatccatttacaccagcagaaggtCTGGTCCACCATGTTCAGAAAACCCTTAAGCTATTCTCTCAATTTCTGTAGGAGCTATTCAAACGTCTATAGCAACTGTTGATTTAGTCCTTCATTAAATGCTACACAGCTCTTCAGTAAAAAGGTAATGTTAACATTTTTCCAGGACAAAGAAAGTAAATTTGGGATTATGATATAAACTTGGTTACACCCTTAATGGAGCCACTGCTCCATTATTAGCTGACCTAAAAATGTCTTGTCACTTTGCAAATTTAATTTATAAATACCAAAACTTTTTAAAACCTGTCTTCCAGTTAGCAATAGATTATGGAATCAAGTTTCTGGAGACAAGTGCAAAATCCAGCATAAATGTGGAAGAGGTAAGATtggaattacatttttttttttttgggggtcAACTTAAATACTGTTGCCTAGTGTTGCTTGCAATGTGATTTCTAACTATTAGCTTTTCTGACCTGATGCATAATGTGGTATTGACCACTTTGCTCTTGTGTCTTCATGTGCTGTCAATTTTGCTTTATTTGAGTATGTCCTTGTAGCATCCAAATCACCAGATGTCTTCTGGTAATATTTCTACATTTGTAGATGGGTGTTAATAGTGACTTTTTATTAATGTTGCGGATAGTATAGTCGTACACTTACTAGTAACTAAAAGGTGTCTAGATACTTAAATTGTGCATGGTTTTTGGAACAGACTTCTACGTTTATACAGTGTATAAAATGTACTAGGGTACAGTAGGGTCTTggactctaggtgctaccacagtacACTAGTATTTTCTCTTTCCTAGAGAGAGATTTCATATTATTATTGGATATACGCCGTACATATGCATCTTCTCCCTGTCGTTTGCCAAGAGGACCAAATATATCTTGGCTAGCAGTTGGTCTGCTGACTAAGTTGAAAGAGTAGCTCAAAGTATGTCAGGCTGTCATATAGCTTCACTTACTATAATATTTTCCTACTTTTAAATTATGATTGCCGTCCTGCAGGACAACTATATATTTTTTGCTGCAAATAGAGTtatgagctgaactcactgagtGGACCACACCAGCACAGATATCCTCTTCCTGTAAAGGTCTGAGGAAAGGAAATGAAGCTTGGGTCTGTCAATGCTGAATTGCCAGAGAATCCCACACAGCAGTGATTATATAGACCCACACAAAATAACTTATTTTCCTCTTTTAGGTAATTTTAAGACAGTAAGGACTCCAAGAGTAGTTGCTTTGATGCTTTCTTTAGGGAGGATTAAGCTATCCGTTCATTCCAGGTGTCTAGTCATTAACAGATCTGTACGTTTAAGCCACTAGTCATGACATATAGAAATCTTTTTAGAGTGTTTTTTAAAACTAATATTGgttgaaggtttaaaaaaaacataggaGGCAGGACAGCTGGTAAATTCTCTCTTCTGGAGGCCACTGTGTTCTAAAAGCTTTCCAAAGTATATGAAAAGGGAGGGCGCACTTTTTTGTTTAAGGCTTCAATAAGCATTGAGTTAATTTCCACAATTGTAAAcatgtgcatttttaaaaatagctcaaCTGATATAGGATACCACTAAAGTAAT
It encodes the following:
- the RAB8B gene encoding ras-related protein Rab-8B isoform X2 is translated as MVGSYMDTCFCYTNLPRRIDFKIRTIELDGKKIKLQIWDTAGQERFRTITTAYYRGAMGIMLVYDITNEKSFDNIKNWIRNIEEHASSDVERMILGNKCDMNEKRQVSKEKGEKLAIDYGIKFLETSAKSSINVEEAFFTLARDIMTKLNRKMNDNSSPGAGGPVKITENRSKKSSFFRCTLL